A DNA window from Ranitomeya imitator isolate aRanImi1 chromosome 2, aRanImi1.pri, whole genome shotgun sequence contains the following coding sequences:
- the LOC138667886 gene encoding uncharacterized protein, whose protein sequence is MAYLLMSEKSLEIYLNYWKKVNLDTLKKRNFLSFFNAVCHEVQSLKLDPNKGRNLNRAEQKAIVRLGSNRDFVIREADKGGNLVIWPTELYLNEVKLQLSNSECYQVLPSDPTDVFRSKLDRLLDSAFTINIINKREREFMTNRHPRVPTFYLIPKVHKSVETPPGRPIVSGLGGLLERPCTYVDFFLQPLVSSLDSFVRDSTFLIQQLQTLRVPPGVWLVTLDVEALYTCIGHDLGTQAVAFFLDQNTTGTLEECHQFVDTLNQNPWNIRLTSHFSQMEVEFLDLKLYPGDGYVQTTLYRKPTAINSLLHFSSFHPQHLKKGIPKGQFYRIRRNCSTQEDFRRHSQDLTQRFKNRGYPRKVIANAYSTAKEVDRGSLLQPRQKTAPRPLGVITTFNNQWQEVRGILTKYWGILCSEPKLKPHISERPSLIARRPKNLKDCLSHSHFKRQVTRLNRGIRLTGTFPCGNCSICPFIGSNEMFFSSLSPSLQMAVKTYFNCKSRNLVYALICPCPKTYVGQTTQELKRRIQQHLSTITTAKKDLEKGKTLSSVASHFLSTHNSQSRGIKIVGLESVQPDIRGGDITLELLRRESKWIFNLNSQTPFGLNEDLLFTGFYKQS, encoded by the exons ATGGCCTACCTGCTGATGAGCGAGAAGTCTTTAGAGATCTACTTGAACTACTGGAAGAAGGTGAATCTGGACACCCTAAAAAAAAGAAATTTCCTG AGTTTTTTTAATGCTGTATGTCACGAAGTACAAAGTCTAAAATTAGACCCAAATAAGGGGAGAAATTTGAATAGGGCTGAACAGAAAGCCATTGTGAGACTTGGCTCAAACCGGGATTTCGTCATCCGAGAGGCTGACAAGGGTGGTAACCTAGTGATATGGCCTACTGAGTTATATCTAAATGAGGTAAAACTTCAATTATCAAATTCTGAATGTTACCAGGTTCTACCATCAGACCCGACTGACGTATTTAGGTCCAAATTGGATCGGCTCCTGGACTCAGCGTTCACCATAAACATCATTAATAAGCGAGAGAGGGAATTTATGACCAATCGCCATCCTAGGGTACCAACTTTTTACCTCATCCCAAAGGTCCACAAATCTGTGGAAACACCCCCAGGTAGACCTATTGTATCTGGGTTGGGGGGCCTTTTAGAACGCCCCTGTACTTATGTGGATTTTTTTCTCCAGCCTTTGGTTTCATCACTAGACTCCTTTGTGAGGGACTCAACCTTCCTGATTCAGCAACTGCAAACTCTAAGAGTTCCACCTGGTGTATGGCTCGTCACACTAGATGTTGAAGCCCTGTACACCTGCATTGGACATGACCTGGGGACGCAAGCAGTTGCCTTCTTTCTGGATCAGAACACTACAG gcaccctggaagaaTGCCATCAGTTCGTCGATACTCTCAATCAGAACCCATGGAACATAAGATTGACGTCACACTTTTCACAGATGGAAGTGGAATTTCTTGATCTTAAGCTCTATCCTGGGGATGGGTACGTTCAAACCACGCTGTACCGCAAACCTACGGCTATTAATAGCCTTTTACATTTTTCAAGTTTTCACCCACAGCACTTGAAGAAAGGCATCCCAAAGGGACAGTTTTATCGGATAAGGCGTAACTGCAGTACTCAGGAGGATTTCCGAAGGCATTCACAGGACTTGACTCAACGGTTTAAAAATCGAGGCTATCCTAGAAAGGTAATCGCGAATGCATACAGCACGGCAAAAGAGGTTGATAGAGGAAGCCTATTGCAACCCCGACAAAAAACTGCCCCAAGACCATTAGGGGTCATTACCACATTCAACAACCAGTGGCAGGAGGTTCGTGGGATACTTACAAAGTACTGGGGGATCCTTTGTAGTGAACCTAAACTAAAACCACACATATCTGAACGGCCAAGCCTGATAGCGAGAAGACCAAAAAATCTGAAAGACTGTTTGAGTCACAGCCACTTTAAACGCCAGGTAACTAGGCTGAACAGAGGAATTAGGCTTACTGGCACATTTCCTTGTGGCAATTGTAGTATATGCCCGTTTATTGGCAGTAATGAAATGTTCTTCTCATCTCTTTCCCCCTCATTACAGATGGCTGTGAAAACGTATTTCAACTGCAAATCACGTAATTTGGTCTATGCCCTCATCTGCCCATGCCCAAAGACATATGTTGGCCAAACAACACAGGAGTTAAAAAGAAGAATACAACAACATCTTTCAACTATAACAACGGCAAAGAAGGACTTGGAAAAGGGCAAAACATTGTCCTCTGTGGCATCGCACTTTCTGTCGACACATAATTCACAGAGCAGAGGAATTAAGATCGTGGGCCTGGAATCTGTTCAACCAGACATCAGAGGTGGAGACATCACGCTCGAACTGCTCAGACGAGAGTCTAAATGGATTTTCAATTTGAATAGTCAAACCCCATTTGGACTTAATGAAGATCTATTGTTCACAGGGTTTTATAAACAATCTTGA